TTTTTTTCAAGAGCCGATGGAGGGACTCGAACCCACGACCTGCTGATTACAAATCAGCTGCTCTAGCCAGCTGAGCTACATCGGCAAAAATTAATATGTAAATAAAAAAGAGCCGATGGAGGGACTCGAACCCACGACCTGCTGATTACAAATCAGCTGCTCTAGCCAGCTGAGCTACATCGGCGTAATTTTTTTACTTTACAATAGTATAAATAAGAACTTTTATGTGTTGATGAATTACTTCTGTCAACATAGTACTTTTTTTGCAAAAGGACTCTAAAAGAGCCGATGGAGGGACTCGAACCCACGACCTGCTGATTACAAATCAGCTGCTCTAGCCAGCTGAGCTACATCGGCTTTTGCGGGTGCAAATATAGTACAGTTTTTTGTAGTTCAAAATGTTTTTCAATGAAAAAATATATTTTTTTTGAAACATATAATTCCATCTTTCTTAAAGCCTTGAATTTCTATGTTTTGTCTTGAATTTACTGTAGGAATAAATTAGTGCAAAAAGTGCTGTAATCGCACCTGAAGCAAATGTGAAGCCGAAAAACTCCGGATTGTTAGCATAAATCTTTGCAGATACAAATGCCCCGATTCCAATTCCTACTTCAAGGGCGATGTATATGGTAGCGAAGGCTCTGCCAATTTGTTTTGGATTAGCCAAATCGGCTGTCCATGCAAAAACAGTTGGAGAACTCATTCCTAAACTTATACCATATACGAAAGCCGAAAGGTAGAAAGTTGTTGGGGTTTGAACGAAGGTTAACAGTAGCATTGAAACTATCAATAAAACCATTGAGGCAACAATTACCGGAATCCTGCCGTGAAGATCAGATGCTTTACCGGCAATAAATCTTATAAGGATTGAGCTTAATACAAAAATAGTAAAGTAGATACCTTTGTCGTTTATACCAATACTTTCACTAAGGTCGGGTATAATTGTGAGTATTAAACCAAACGAGAAGGTAGAGAATAAGAATACTATTGCCGGAGCAATAACCCGTGGTTCAAAAAAATCATCTTTGCTGATTTTAAGTAGTTTAAACGAGAATGGTTTTCGCTTTTTATTATCTAATGTTTCTTTAAGGTTGAAAAGTATTATTATCGATAACAGGGCAATTGAACCCGATGAATAAAATAATATGTCATAACCGAATGTCGAAGCTACCTTGGTGCCAATTGTTGGACCTAAAGCCATTCCCAGACTTGTTGCAACTCCTAAAATACCCATTGCTTCACCGCGTCTGTTTTCAGGAACTATATCTGCTATATATGCCGATGTACCTGTTGGTTTAAAACCGGTTGAAAATCCGTGAATCAGTCTCAAAAAAAGAAAGCCTGCTACACTTGTAAAAAGGGGGTATGATATTCCTACAATAAAAGCTACCGATGCACCAAAAATCATTATTGGAACTCTGCCAATGCTATCTGTAAGCTTTCCGCTGAAAGGTCTTGAAAATGCTGCTGTTAAAGTAAATAATGAGATGATATATCCTTTGTATTCAGCTCCTCCCAGAGATGTCAGGTAATTGGGAAGTTCCGGAATAATCATGTTGAAGCTGCTGAAAAACAGTAAAGAGCTGAATGACAGTAGTATAAATTCTTTTGTTAATAACTGGTCGTTTTTTAAGGTCATTATTTATTATAAAAATATTATATTAGCCATGGAATTTTTCCAGGATGAGGTTGATAATTGATTAATCTTATAAATAAATTACCTACTTAATATGGCCAGAGCATTTTTAGATTACACCAAAACAATTCTTAAAAAAGTGAGTTTTAATGCCGATTTATTTCAAACAGAACTTACCAAAGCAATCGCAAGGCTACTGCCTTACGAAGTATTTGAACTAAAACAATGGATTCTCGAACAGTTTAAAGACGAACCGCAGTTGAAACCTTGTTTAGTAAGAGTAAAACAAATACAAAGTAAATTTTAATATCTATTAAATTTCGATATGTTCGGTTAGATCAAAGTTTTTTTGACTTAACCTAACATATCGAAGTTAATTTAGATGATACCTTATAGGGGGCTTATGATCTGAGTATCTTCAGTGAGTATGACCCCTTTTATTATGGCATTAATTGTTTTTGTAAGTGCCTCAATGATCTGAAGTTTCAGTTGACCTTTACCATAAACAATACTTACTTCTCTTGCCGGAAATGGTTTTTCAAATTCCTTTAATTTTTGCTCATCTTCGGGTTTCATTCTCTTTGTGTGCAGGTATGGCAGTAAAGTGTAGCCAAAACCGTCTTTTGTAAGTTGTACCAGTGCGTCAAAACTTCCTGTTTCCAGATTTAGTTTAGATGAATATAATTCCTGATCAGATTTACACAGGTTGAT
The window above is part of the Bacteroidota bacterium genome. Proteins encoded here:
- a CDS encoding MFS transporter, whose amino-acid sequence is MTLKNDQLLTKEFILLSFSSLLFFSSFNMIIPELPNYLTSLGGAEYKGYIISLFTLTAAFSRPFSGKLTDSIGRVPIMIFGASVAFIVGISYPLFTSVAGFLFLRLIHGFSTGFKPTGTSAYIADIVPENRRGEAMGILGVATSLGMALGPTIGTKVASTFGYDILFYSSGSIALLSIIILFNLKETLDNKKRKPFSFKLLKISKDDFFEPRVIAPAIVFLFSTFSFGLILTIIPDLSESIGINDKGIYFTIFVLSSILIRFIAGKASDLHGRIPVIVASMVLLIVSMLLLTFVQTPTTFYLSAFVYGISLGMSSPTVFAWTADLANPKQIGRAFATIYIALEVGIGIGAFVSAKIYANNPEFFGFTFASGAITALFALIYSYSKFKTKHRNSRL